The Shewanella pealeana ATCC 700345 genome contains the following window.
CTGCTAGTTTTTCGCGCCAAAGCTCTTTTGGTGTTTTACCACCGCTTTTGGCTGCAGGCTTAGCTGCTTTCTTCGCTGGCGCTTTCTTAGCGGCAGGTTTAGCTGCAACAGCCTTTTTCTCGGCTTTAGCTTCAACTGGTGCACTTTCGCCCCCGAACTCGGCTAACATCGCTTCTAAATCACTAAAGCGTAAAGACTTACCGCCATCGATTTTGTACCAGCTACCTTTCTGTTCAATTTTAACAGCTTGGCCATCACGCTGAGTTAGCGCAGTCTCAAGTGTGCTGATAACTTCTTCTTTGGTCAGTTTTGACATAATAATAACCTGTTTATTTTTGTGTGTACTTGAAGGTTTAAACTGATTTTATCGTTTAATGTACCGTAAAGTCCAATTTTAGCCATATATGGCTGTATTTCTATGATGTTTTGAACACTTTAGCGTAAAAAGTGAGTTGAATCGGTGTGCTTTTTAAACGCTGCTTTAAAATTGCTCAGTTCTAGTTCAACTATTTATTTACACTAACAATAGGTTAAAATACGATTTTTGCTACTCTCGGCGGACTTATGACTCGGACCGAACTAAGCCAGTACTTGGCAAGCTTTTTACAGATTTCTAATTTTAAAGACTACGCGCCAAATGGTTTACAGATTGAAGGTAAGACAGAGATCAACACGATTGTGACAGGCGTTACCGCGTGTCAGGCATTAATCGATGCAGCAATCGAGCTTAACGCAGATGCAATTTTGGTGCATCACGGTTTCTTTTGGAAAAGTGAGCCAGAAATTATTGTAGGCATGAAACAGAAACGCATTAAAGCACTGCTGATAAATGATATTAACTTATTTGGCTACCACTTGCCGTTAGATGCACACCCAGTCGTTGGTAATAACGCACAGTTAGCGAGCGTGTTAGGTATTACTGAGCCTGAAGTGATAGAAAATGTGGCCCAAGGCTTGATGTGGCAAGGAAGACTCGCGCAGCCTTTAACTGCTCAAGCATTTAACGAATTAATCTCAGCTAAAC
Protein-coding sequences here:
- a CDS encoding Nif3-like dinuclear metal center hexameric protein gives rise to the protein MTRTELSQYLASFLQISNFKDYAPNGLQIEGKTEINTIVTGVTACQALIDAAIELNADAILVHHGFFWKSEPEIIVGMKQKRIKALLINDINLFGYHLPLDAHPVVGNNAQLASVLGITEPEVIENVAQGLMWQGRLAQPLTAQAFNELISAKLNRASQHLGDKDAMVGTVAWCTGGAQDYIDVAASMGLDAFISGEVSERTYHCAVEQGIQYYAAGHHATELYGIQALGEHLADKFGVKHHFVDVVNPV